The genomic interval TACAAAAACTAAACTTAAAATTTCTATTTTTTTAGAAAATGTAAATCTAGTTACTATAAATGCACTTAAAAATATAGCCAAACTCATTCCTAATGCAATTAAAATAGCACAAATGAATGCTTTAGCACCTAGGCTAGATAATAAACCTAATACTAAAATAAGTCCAGGGCAAGGCATTAAACCTATTATAAATGCTGAAAAATTATCTAATGTATTAGGGCTTTTAATTATTTTTAAAATTTTACTATCTTGTTTTTTAATGCTAAAATTTTTTAAATTTGTTATATTGTTTGATTGTGTAATTTTAGTTGTTTTTATTTTATGAATTTTAATATATAGTAAAATCAATGCTAAAAAAGATATCAATAATCCTGAAATTCTACCTAGATTAAGTAGGTCAAATATTGATAAAAAGCTAGATATTATAAATGCTGAAATAAGATGAAAAAATCCAACTTTTAAAGCAAAGCCAATTATTTTTCTTTTTGAATTCATAAAATAACTAGCACTTAGAGTTTTTCCATGACTAGGTAATAAAGCGTGTAAAAATCCATATATTAAAGCTAGTGGATAAAATAAAATATTATTTTCTTTAAGTAATAAAATTAATTTTTCCTGTAGTAAAACTAAAAAATCTAATATATTTTTATATATTTTTTTTAAGCTTTGTATTAATTCATTATTAGTTTCTTTTTGCACTATTTTAATTATTTGTTTTTTATCTTTAATTTGTGTTTTATTTGATACTATTTGATAATAAGCAGCGTTTAAATTTATATTTTCATCAATTATAAAATTATCTAGTTTATAGGTATTTTCCTTAATTAAAAAATTAAAAAATCCGTCCTCATCTTTTATATTAAACACTAATACTCTATCAATTTGTGGTGTAAAATCATAATCTAAATCGTATTCTAAGAATAAAACTTTATCAAATTTAACATTAACATTTTTTACATTAAAATTTATTTTTTGAGTTTCACCTAATGGTAAATCATAATATTTTAATGAGGTTAAAAAATTTTTAGGTATTAAATAATCAAGTAAATTTACTCTTATTTCTATTAATTCTTTTCCATCTAATTTTTTATCATTATTTTTATCAAAACCATCTAATAATGTCTGTGAAAAATTAGATGAAAATTCCCATTTGATTGATTTTCCCATAAAACTTACATGTGCTGTAGGTGTATATAAAGCACACAAAGCACATGCAAATATTTTTAAATTTAAAAAATTAATTAGAACAATTATCTTTAAGAATTTTAGCAAATTTTATAAGCTCCTCTAGAAAATTAGGTGCAAGCGGGTCTATTTGTACTATTTTTAAACCACTTTCTTTGTGAATTACATTTATTAGTTTATCACTAAATTGTGGAGCTTTTAAAACAAGACAAATCTTTTTATCTTTCGCAGCCTCCACTATTTTTGCTAATTTGTTTGCTTTTATCTCCTTACCTTCAAATTCTACGGTATATTCTGATAAATTATATCTATTAGCAAAATACCCCCATGAAGGATGCGCACTCACAAAACCTTTCGTTTTTAAATCTTTTGTTAAATCATAAAGTTTTAAATTTAACTCATCAAGTTCTTTTTGAAATTTTTCTAAATTTATATCTATTTCTTTTGTGTTTTCAGGCATTGCTTCTTTTAGAGCATTAGCTGAATTTTGTGCTATTTGTTTTAATAAAATAGGGTCAGTCCAAATATGTACATCTAAGCCTGAGTGGTCGTGATGATGACCCTCGTGTCCATCGTCTTTATCGTGATTATGTTCATGATGATTTTCATGATGATCGTGATGATTATGTTTGTCATCTTTTTTATGTTCTATATGATGAATTAAATCTTCTTTTATCTCATCAATATTCATATTTTTAGGATAGTATGTAGGCCAATTTATCATTTCTTCTAATAATTTTTCTTGGCTTTCATCTCCAAAGAATATATGAAAATGTTCTAAATCTTTAGTTGGTGCTATATTATGGTCGCTAAATTGAACAAATTTAGGAGTACCATTATTTTGTGTAGCTTCAAATAAATATCTTACACCTTTTTTACCTGATTCGTAGGTTAAAATTTTATATCCTACATATTTGTATTGTGATTTTTTGCTAATTCCATTTTTTATAAATTCCATTCCATCTTTATTGATGATTATTTTTTCTACATCGGTTTTATAGCCATCTAAATAGTAATTTTTATAATAATCTTTAGTTTTATTTTCACTTGCATTAGCTTTTAATTCAAAAAAATCATCTAGTGAGCCATCAAGTGCATAAGGATAAATTGATTTCCAATCACCATACCAATCGCTTAAATCTCTATTTTTTACATCTTTATCATCAAATTTTCCATTATAAACATCATCGTTATGATTGTGATGATGGTGTTCATCTAATTCTATTTGAGAATATTTATTTTTTTTGATACCTTCGTTTGTATGAGCTATTTTTATATTTGTATTTTCAGCAAGTCTTTTAAGCCAAACATCTTCAACTTCAACACCTATTCCTAAAAAAACTTTAGCTTTGCTAAGTTCTATCATTTGTGCTGGTTTTGGTTCATATGTATGAGGGTCAGCTCCTGCTGGCATAAGTACTGTAACTTTTGCATCTGGTAGTAATTTTTTTACTATCATTTCTTGTGGTAATATACTAACTCCTACATTAGTTGCTAAAGCATAGCTCGTAACAATGCTTAAAAATAATATTTTTTTCATAATAAAGCCTTTCATTTTTAATGATTTAAAGTGTAGTATAAAGTTGCTTAAATGCAACTTAGTTGCATTAATGTAAGATAGTTTATTTTTAAGTTTTTTATGCTATTATTCCGAAATGAATTCATTAAAATTATTAAAAGAACATGATATTAGTATTACAGAATTTAGAATTTTATTGTTAGATGAGCTTTTGAAAGCTAAAGAACCTATGTGTTTTGATGAATTTAAAACAAAAGCTAATAAAACTACATTTTATAGAACTATGGAACAATTTTTGCAAAAAAAAATAGTACATAAAGTAGAACTTGATGGTAAAGGGTATTATCAAATAAATAAAGGCAATAATGCTTTATTTATTTGTGATATTTGTCATCATACTCAGGATTTGCCACTTCCAAAAATTGATAAGGTAGAAGTAAATTCTGTGCTTGTAAAAGGAGTTTGTAAAGATTGTAAAGGTAGTGAATGAGAAAAATTATATTATTGTTTTTTTGCATTTATTTATTTGCAGCAAATATTTATAAACCACTTAAAGAAATTCCATATGATGAAGATTTAGCATTAATTGGTAAAAGGATGTTTTTTGATATAAATTTAAATTCTTCAAAAGTATCTTGCAATACTTGTCATGACTTAAATTTAACTGGTTCAGGTTCTAATAATTCAGGTATAAACACTGATAATTTATTAAACCCACCGACTGTTTTAAATATTGCATATTCTAATTTATTTTTTAAAGATGCAAGTGTTAATAACTTATACGAACAAGTAGAACAAACTTTATTAAGGGATATGCACTTAGATAAAAATGACCTTGATAATATATTACAAAATAATGTCACATATAATGTTTTATTTGAAAAAGTCGGCTTAAAGGCAAATACAAATAGTGCTATTTTAGCTCTTGTTGAATTTGAAAAAGCATTAGTAACACTAGATTCACCATTTGATCTTTTTTTAAAAGGAGATTCTTTGGCTATTAGTGAGAGAGCTAAAAATGGTTTAAAATTATTTAATAAATATGGTTGTTTAGCATGTCATAACGGTGATAATTTTGGGACTAATATGATATCTAGTGTTAATAATGATTTTTTTCAGCACTGTGAATTTAGTGATAGTGAAATGGTAAAAATACCTACATTAAGAAACATAACATTAACAGCACCATATTCTTATAATGGTGGTTATCATTATTTAGAGGATATTATAAGAGCAAAAACTGCTTGTCAATTAGGAATTATTATGCCTGATAAAGATGTGGATGATATAATAGAGTTTTTAAAAACACTAGAAGGAAAAAGACCTAGGATTTTGGATAAACAATGAATAAAGAATATAGAGATATAGAAGTAAAAACATTTGCACTTAATATTTTTAAAATTTTGACATTTTGTTTGGTTGTTTCTTTACTTATATGTAGTGGTTTATTTTTTTATAAACTTAATAGAATTAATTTTAACAATTTAATAGACAAAAAAATTCAAGATATCATAATAGAACAAAAAGAATTAATGTTAGATATTGAAAAACCTAGCGTATATACTAATTTTGATATAAGTGGAAAAAGATTATCTAGCCTTAATGTAAAAAGTGTAGATTTGATACAAACATTACAAGGTAGGGATAAAATTACTGATGAGCAGTCAATTAAATTAGAAAAATCTTTAGATGATTTAAAAAAATACATAACAGATTTTAATGCTTTATTAGGAATTAGTTTTAGCGATTTTAAAAGTTTTAATGTCATATATTCTCAAGTAAAATTAATGGAAATAAAGCAGGGTGTTTTGGAATTTGTATTTACAAGCAATGTTGATTTAACAATGCTTAATGAATATGTAAAAGAAATAGAACATTTAATTTTAGAAAAAGATAATTTAATTAAAGAAAATAATGAAAATATATTTAAATTACAGGGTAGTAATGATAAAAAAAATATAAATAAAATAGATGATTATATTTATAAAAATGACATTTTAGATAATGAAAAAATGTTTTTACTACTTTCTAAAAAATTATTGCTGGGAGTAAAACAATTAAGATTACAAAAAGAGAAAATTGTAAATTTTAAAGATTTTATTAACACTATAGAAATAATACGAGATGAT from Campylobacter sp. MG1 carries:
- a CDS encoding cytochrome-c peroxidase — encoded protein: MRKIILLFFCIYLFAANIYKPLKEIPYDEDLALIGKRMFFDINLNSSKVSCNTCHDLNLTGSGSNNSGINTDNLLNPPTVLNIAYSNLFFKDASVNNLYEQVEQTLLRDMHLDKNDLDNILQNNVTYNVLFEKVGLKANTNSAILALVEFEKALVTLDSPFDLFLKGDSLAISERAKNGLKLFNKYGCLACHNGDNFGTNMISSVNNDFFQHCEFSDSEMVKIPTLRNITLTAPYSYNGGYHYLEDIIRAKTACQLGIIMPDKDVDDIIEFLKTLEGKRPRILDKQ
- a CDS encoding Fur family transcriptional regulator; translation: MNSLKLLKEHDISITEFRILLLDELLKAKEPMCFDEFKTKANKTTFYRTMEQFLQKKIVHKVELDGKGYYQINKGNNALFICDICHHTQDLPLPKIDKVEVNSVLVKGVCKDCKGSE
- a CDS encoding metal ABC transporter solute-binding protein, Zn/Mn family, encoding MKKILFLSIVTSYALATNVGVSILPQEMIVKKLLPDAKVTVLMPAGADPHTYEPKPAQMIELSKAKVFLGIGVEVEDVWLKRLAENTNIKIAHTNEGIKKNKYSQIELDEHHHHNHNDDVYNGKFDDKDVKNRDLSDWYGDWKSIYPYALDGSLDDFFELKANASENKTKDYYKNYYLDGYKTDVEKIIINKDGMEFIKNGISKKSQYKYVGYKILTYESGKKGVRYLFEATQNNGTPKFVQFSDHNIAPTKDLEHFHIFFGDESQEKLLEEMINWPTYYPKNMNIDEIKEDLIHHIEHKKDDKHNHHDHHENHHEHNHDKDDGHEGHHHDHSGLDVHIWTDPILLKQIAQNSANALKEAMPENTKEIDINLEKFQKELDELNLKLYDLTKDLKTKGFVSAHPSWGYFANRYNLSEYTVEFEGKEIKANKLAKIVEAAKDKKICLVLKAPQFSDKLINVIHKESGLKIVQIDPLAPNFLEELIKFAKILKDNCSN